aattacgtcattttgacgtcacagtggcgtaataatgCCTACCAAAGTATGcgaatggtcgtccaaaacgcgcagacgagcacccgaaatcgagcaagctatttctctcgttttctcgtcacaacgatcacgataggagagagatagCCGGctttagcgagttcgttatcggcggcgcagatgtcatttcgggcgatcggaattatactttggcaagacctatgacgtgatggcgacgtcgtagtgacgtaatttttggatggcatagtcaagtgggggttaggaataacatatgcaaaattcgttatgctacgcccactggaagtacctgtggtactaaactatactacacccgaacattcaatctatttatCAAGCTTGTTTTtttagtaacaattttttgtcactgcTGCACTGTGTtgtttttgcaatgaaattgaactagGCCTACAGCATTACCGTTTTGCGTCAGGGAGTGTTTTTTTTGTTCCATGTTTTTGTATGAAAAGCACTGTTGTGTTACACATACACGTCTtacatttataatttaaaaGGTAGAAGTTTATTGCattcaattatttacttcaatTTGCTGTTTTCGGTAAATTGCTCTCAAAGTACTGCCCGATTGTAAATCgcgtttttctgtgtttgttttattcttttttgGTGGGCGGGCACGTACAATGTAcgctttttaacttttttaaagTTATGCCCATCtcccaggtatctctgcattttgttttgtctgattactttttgtattgtttatgccagagaaccaaaataaatgactgattgatttatttgtaaataaagtTATTACACAGCCTGTCAGGCTGTGGTAGTggtatatacagatataggGTGGCTTAGCTAATTTGCGGCCATCAACTTCATCAATGTAATTAATGTCGAAAAAATTAACACACCGTGACGATATTACTCATGCGTTATCGTccacttatccctcgtagctctgcgaaattacactaaaatgcggccacaaacaaCGAAGTTACGAACTTACGACCTAACACCCgacttgaagaaaaaaaaaacgaacctTTTTTTTATGTCGCTAACTACCCATTGTCCCTGTAGAAAAGCTtgaaaatttatagaaatataaAGAGAATGAGATATAAAGATAAAACTTGTCAGTTGGGTAGAGTTGTGGtacttttaaccatctttaaagttcgcgtttctacatttaaagaAGGGGGAATGGGctgggggtgcgcatttccaaaaggtcgataatatctttgtcgaccAATATGCGACCATCATGTTTTTGTGTGTTTGAtcgctgtgatgtggtgctttgtttataatttggcGAATTGTGTttgaaataaccgtgttcttaaaatatttgacggtcagaaatgcaattagaagcctaATTTTTTCATGCATGGCTGCTTAAACGATTTCCAAGTCTCAAAATCACTGGTctttcggtcgcaaatacgtcttccgAGTATCGTACTCTGGTGGTTTGTATAGATTTAACCCCTgattttagaaagttaattcgagtTGTAgtgtgtagaataaatgcccaTCACCTACAGTAAAAAAATTAatgggttagaaatattggtttctattttatagcggtttgaatgaaatcgttcGCAAACTGGCTGTACCATTCTACTGATATATGGGTACAGTAGTATGGTTATGAAATATTCCATTTGTTTTTCCGCAGCGCTCATTTCAACATGTCTTGGTGAGTTTTACATTGCAAGTGCACCGAAAACAATGAAGTTTATACCGAGAACTGATCAAACTGTTCGAAGACGCGAACTGCCGGGAATCATCAATTTCATGATGGGTTTGCCTGCACAATATTTACATCGCACTGAAACATGGCCAGGTAACGTTGTCGATATGCAATTTCAATTGTTAGTTCAATTTACAAATTGGATGTATTTCGACTTTTGATGACGAAACCACATTTTTAAATTGATGCGgttgtaaatttttttgtgtAGATTTTTTCATTCAGTCACGCTTCCTATATTGTATCAGACAAGTAAATCTTTGTTGGCTTTGTAGGTATGGCCTTATGATACACCCCACAATACCATGAGTATCTGAGAATTTCAAGTTGAGATATGATCCAAAGAATATTATCGTGTGTAAATGATTTTGTTGCCAAATACCTGTAAGCGTCAAACATCTCGATTAGAAATCTTTTtcatgcaaatttgttcaaagtaAAGGCATGGTCCTCCAACTGAAAGTCCACAAAAGACCTAATAGAACATGCTATGTTTGAAAGCGTTATACTAGTTTTTTGGGTTCGCaatgtttatataatttttttaaggtCTTCAGAGCATTGATTTGTTCAATCCACCAACAGCGAATGTTCTGATAACGTTACATCTTCCAAAAGGGAACGATTTTGCTTTGAGCAAGGTATTTTTGTTCTATCcatgatattttattgtttttaaatattttattctataatATGTATCCAGAAATCTTATTTGTGTAAGtgcttttttcacatttttttgtttagattttttaaaatttccttATCCATTTATTACCTTTAGATTTCAtgtattatttctattttagcACATCATCAAGTACACAACAGATAATTTGGAGTCAAGCATTCCaccaatatttgaaatgaattctGCTCTAATTTCTGATTATTCAAGTCAATCTGTCATTCGATCATTTGTGCTGCCTGATCAAGTAAGTTGAAGACTAGTTGTAATGTTATGCGTGTAGAGTTTATTTACATGTCCATTGATATATATGACTTATTTTTGTCGCTTAtgtgtaaaaaaatattgagtgtTGATTGTGAATAACAATATACTGCATGAAAaagtaaatattgaatgaaatttttgagttttccCCTTGTTTtcacataaatatttaaaataaatgagttAGTCATTCTACTTTTTCTGTGAGCTGCTGTCGACAATAATTTCAATCTTACACTTTACGATAGTGTTTTTTAATACGATTGTAGTTATTGGTATCAAGTTCAAAGGAATGTAATCATTGTCAAAATATATGCGGAGAAGCCAGAATGTATTGATCAGTTCAATTAATTTACGAATCTTGTATATGCCTAGTGAGAACTTCATAGACACTGTGCTTCATACACACAGAGGCAGCTTTAAAATATTCTGCAAGTCGCTATGAAAGTTACTAGAGtgtctagagcagtggttctcaaacttttcaagtcgCTCccccttttttgaaatttgtcaagtctcgtacCCCACCTccaaaataactagctaacaataagctacaaataacagatagaaAGGCGAaagcatgtttttttttaaaaaaacacgATGAAAAAACGTggatgaaatgtaaatatctaaaataaagaaatgtaaatatccaaaataatgcGGTCAGTATGATATCtatcgaatattttatttttaattagcttcgcGCTCCCCACTGGTCtagattatattttattttgcagaCCTTTTAAATAGCCCTCACAGCCACTTTGGGGCTGGGGCTGGGGCTatattcatccaaaatcaaccCCTACATggtataatttgattgttacaattttttttatactattTCTTAACCCCCTACATTGATCTGTATAGTTTAAAGGCTCAAGCATCGACAGGGCTGATGTTCTTCAAATGAGGAAACGCATCATGGAGGAAGATGCAATTATTCGTTCATTGCCAATAACAATCACTTCTTTAAACACAAACAATGATGAAGATTGTCATTTCTTTGGAGAATTACAAATGTTGATGGATGCTGTCACACAGTTGGTATGATATAAAACAAgtgatattcaaattttgttcaattcatTTAATTTATGAAAGTATTCCATTACCTAATATCATTTTGGTGGTATGATGCAAAGCaatcattttgaaattgtttttccAAAATTTATCTCGGAGACTGACTTCTTTATTTGTGAGTGAGTTCGTgcgaccttgctttgagcaaattttctaTAGAAATATTCTATTATATAGGGCACTTTTCATTTTAATGGATTCATTCGAATCATTCCGAATCAAATGATTCACTTTAATCTACTGTAACTGTAGGAGATCAACTTGCACTGGTATTTTGGATTTACCTTTTTCTTGTCTATAGCGTGAAACTGACACTGAAGCGATGCAGAGTGTTCATGTTCTATTAACTTCATTGGATATTTTATCTCAAAGATATGGTCCCACTTCACCTCAAGTGAAAGAAGCAatcaaattattcgaatattacaTTCCTCAGGTGAGCCAGTAGTTTACACTTCTTTAAAAATCGTAGTTCACATGGAGCTCATTCAGTGTCATTCAGTGTTAGTAGGTTTTTCATAGATAAAACTGCAATTTACTGaaaaagacaaattttttttatttcagtgaaACCTATTCCAATACAGATTGGGATGAATCACAATCGGCATTGCATTCTCAGCACAATCTCAAATTTCTTAAAATACTTCCTGCAAAATTCAACATAAAGTTAAACAAATCAGCGCCACCCCCGATAATATGACTATTTCCTGCTGTTATATTGTTTATGTAAAGTAGTTCTACTTCTCCTTTTTTGGCATTTGTCTGTATGTTTCTTTCAGTTCATTGAATCATTGGAGGGCGTTTATCATGGAAAAGTGTTGTGTGAAGTTGATGTAACTGGTGCTGCTCCCGCTGTATCTGATTATCTGGTgagattcgaatattttttctgcTGGATAATTGACTGACCCCTGAcccatattcaaattttcttcagcatattatttttttttttttggaactATCCAGCTGGTAGGTAACACTGAGCAGCTTCCACAGGATACATCTATACATTGATATCCAGCATCTGATTGATTAGTTATTCCAATATTCAATCTATATTCAATAACCAAATGAGAAGCTATCATTTCCAAAATGTCATATGTCTTAGTTTCTTTTCATTTCTCCACCACGATAAATCTTGAAAATTTTATGCCAATTTATTCATAGACTTGattacatttgaaaaaatacctAATTTAGTTTTGCGATTGAAATGGTTTATGCTATAGTAATtatgttgtatatttttatatgtatgATACTTGTTTCTAAATTTCCTATGAAATCTGTTATTACATCTAAAATTCTGCtgttatatttttgttcattGGGGAACGTTTTTATGTCAGCGAAACCGTTGTCTTTCGTTTTGCGAACTCATTTGTGCCTGGTGGTGAGGCGAATTTTTAAGACTACGGTAGTCTACTGTGGCAGATCGCATACTACTTTGTTCTGGCCTTGGtctccatgtatttgagcatcgctttcatgttattatatattaatcTTTCATACCACAATATTTGTAGATACGTCATACACGAAGTCTTCAACAAGCCGCTGTTCCTGCGTCATCTGGTAATGCAGTTAACTTTACGCAGCTCAACCTTGCAGAACCAAATACTGCAGAATTTGCAGTAATGTTCAGCATCATGCTTTGGCTCATGATTGGGTTTTTCATTGCTGTCCTTGTTGTAACTTATAACATGTTTTTTATGGACCCAGGCAAggataatattatttatagagTTACTAGCCAGAGGATTAAAATGGATTAAAGCAGAGATGAAACAGAAATAGTGGTTATTTGATTGTGGATTGCAGAgttttttgtgtaaaattgaaattcaaagtTGTTTCTTGCGTCGTTATATTGAATACTGTGGTTTGTGGTTATTGCTTTCCAGTTGAATTTGACTTCATTGGTTAAAATCGATGTTAAGAATCAAATTTGTTCCTCATGCAGTGAGCCAAAGTATCCAAGTCAATGCGGTACtttcatcaaatattcaattttttcatattgccACCTTGGTGTTTGGCATCAAAGTCGCAGGAATTCCTATTATTCATAGATAGTCAGATCCATTGGTTCTAAAATCGTGAACCTATTATTCTACTGATTGATCCCAAGACTTTCTATGCTCGAAAAGTATTGTAAATATAGTAAACTACACTTCGAATAAGCCTTTAGGCAGGCAGTTGTAAGCTTTTCCCATATTGACCAAAATCTTTCAGCTTCGGCATCaactacccaatttattatgaTTTGAGTGAGTTGATGGGCATGAAACACCGGTGACGATTGATTTGCGGGCTCCCTCGTATTATGTGAACCAAGGAAACCGGAACATAGTACGtggggagtcacttggctagtccccaaactcgtaatagaacaaaaatgagaaaaattggactaaaattatgtcctaaccctaacctggtacacatactacgttccggtgcccgccggATATgatgatgatatatatatatcacttatAAATATTGTTGATAGATCGGCCAATTATATGTTATGCATTGGGATCGGTACTTGACTGGAAAATTGTCCCAAAATTGAGATATGCTGGAATTTTTTCACAGTGTTTTAAATGTAAACTTTCTATCGACTGCATATCAGGCAATGTATTTGGCAATGTATACTTCTCCATGATCTAATTTAATTACTACAAAATGGAAATCATTTCGAGCATTGCATTTTatggtattttaatttttcattatctTATATCATTGAGTAATGATGACCAGAATCTGTTCTATGAGCATTGATCATATCTTGAATATTCATGGGTGTATGCCCTGATTTTTGCGTTTAGTTAACTAGATCTCAACTCTCCTTTCACACAGACCAAAAACGAAAATcatgtttgtattatttatcTCAGCCACAGTCAACAATGTGGCTTTAGTTGGTTATACTAGTCATCGGTTTCGAATTTATATATTGTTGATGTCAAAGTTCAAAGAATTATGTATTGACATGTTGTCCACTAAAAAACTCGACTAAAGCAACATAACGTAGTGTGTCTTCGCTATTATAACTGAATTATATTTGATGTATTTTCTTTGTTGTAAGTTCCTTTATGGCTGATAGGTATGCTCTTCAATATCTGACCGTtgtatatcaaatttattttgtgtttgtGCAATTTTCTTCTATTTACTCAATGAATATCTATTTAGTAGTGTGTAAAAGGCCATTCTAGAATATCTGTAATACCGGGTGTAATACTAGAGTGAGCTCTCGGATTCGGAATAGAATAAATCTCCAATATTCGGTCTTGGTTCATCTGTACAACCTGCGCGGATACTTATCGTGGGAGCAAACCGGAGTTACAGCGGAAGTTTGTTCTAGTTGAATTTACTCAAAGTGCAGAAGTCCAATCGCCATCGTGGGATTACTATCAGACTTCAACAAATAATTAGGTCATTTTGCTAGATTGCTGATAATGCTTTTTTCtatgttattttcaaatttccaatcttgctacaaaacaaaattttcacaaaaatcCGTTCTCACAAAATAAATTCTCGCTCAAGTGCGCTGTAGAAAAACTCCATTGTTTCGAAAAATATTCCCGCAAGAAAACATCTTGGCAAAATTACGTTATCGGGAAGCAAATTCCGAAACAATATTGTCGAAATAGTTAGCTTTCGCCGTATTTCGTTCTCCACTATGTTGGCATTTGTCAATTATCGTTCCCAAGACTTGTTCTCTCGTTAATCGGCTGCTCCGATTTATACCCAGGTGATGGCTACGCTCCTGTTTAACGTATTCCAGTTTTAAGATTAAAGACAGGTTTGGCAAAATATCATAATGGAAATCACTGCAAAGAGCCATTTTCCATAAAATGGCTTTTTTAGCATTTATGTGAAATGCACAAGCTCCGTCTTAGGCAGCAGGTCGTCCTGGGAGCTGACGCTGGAAGAGTTAGGATTTCTGAACGTCCCAGGCCATTTCACAAGATTGCTAGTTTCCACTTCTTCTTCTTACTCCCGGACATATTAACTAACGGATTAGTTATTCTCTTACCAGGCCTGTACTTCTAATTTGACTACAGTCTGTGGTTTGGCAACATGATGAAGTCTTCTTCTCGTTCAACTTTGGCTTCCCCAGGGATGATCCGTGCAGTTGTACAAAAGATATGTTCGGAAGAATGCCACATCCCCGGTGTTCATTCCCTGGTGTCCATATGATCACTCGATGATCTTTGATATGTATTGAAAGTGTTAATAAACTCAAATACTTTTAGTAAGATTTATAGTAAGTATCTTTGATGCATGCAGTCTGTTACAGATGACTCACAacttaaaaattgatttgttgtTGTAAACTATATCAGTTGATACCGGTATATATGTATGTACAAATGTGTATCCAATCTGTTTGAATTTATAGTGcatgttttaataaaattgtagTTACTGTTACCTATCATAGAATGTAAACTTATTTAAACAATGCTGGTGCGGGTTGGCACGTCTGCATTACAATGCCTTCGAGAAATTAACATaacgaatttatttagttaaaaatatttgtattcagCAACGTATTTATTTTACTGTCTATCGCAACATTTTCAATATTCGCAATGTTGTGGAGGTCTACATTCCTTCTAATTTCTAAATGGGTAACATGCGCAACTGGATCTGTGATATGTCTGTCTCAGAGCTTCAGGGATTCAAGTTCTGATTTAAAAAAGGTGGTGCAATGAAACAGCGACATTACATTTTTAAAACTTCGAAGGCCTTCGAGCAATGCAGACACGAAATGACAATGGCGAGTGGCAGTAATGTGGCGATTTGCAGACTGCGTGATTTAACTTCCACTCAATGCAGTGTTCGCACTGACGCGGCTATACCACTTGAAAATCTTTCCGCTTTCCGCCATTTCGATTCAAAAACAGTTCTGAATCCAATGTCTTTCTACACATGTAGGCTACTCTCATCAACTGCgggttgaaatatttttcttgaGTAGTTTACGCCAGTGCATAACATCATGATGACGTGGTAGTATCGAACTAGCTCAGgatatgaaattatttaattatataatattgatTAAATGAGGTCTGTGACAGGACATAATTATAGtcgagtttattttttccaaacatTAATATATTAAACAGATACAAATGCCGGGAGCCGGACACCGTTTTAAAATCCACACTTAGTGAAATTTATAAATGTCATTACCATTTCAACAAACAAAAGTCAAACGGGAAACCGTTTCAAAAACCAGGCTTAGTGAAATTCATAAATGTCACTACCATTTCAATAAACGAGTCAATCGGGAAACCGTTTAAAAAACCACGCTTAGTGCAGTTCATAAATGTCACAACCATTTCAATAAACGAGTCAATCGGGTAACTGTTATAAAATCCACGCTTAGTGAAGTTCATAAATGTCACTACCATTTCAATAAACGAGTCAATCGGGAAACTGTTATAAAATCCACGCTTAGTGAAGTTCATAAATGTCACTAACATTTCAACAAACgagtaaaatacaaaatataggtGATGGGCTGGGTTTCAATTTTCGTGTAGGGCCGTAGGCGATTGAGATATAAGTATGTGTTCCATCAAAATAGAAAGATTAGGCTTGAGGGAAAAGAGATTATGTGAAGAAAACCTTATCTATTCGTGCACCTCTTGACGAAAATAATAGTTAGTCACAGAAATAAAGGTGGAAAAATTCTATTGATAAAACTTTTCTGGATAACGTTTAGAGATGAGGGGTGCCACATACGACCCGTGGAAGCTATTTATGTAGCCGGTAAGAGACTTGATATTTATTAAAGCTTTTTCATTTGTAACGGCTGCACCAATGTGGTTCCCGGTGTTTTGTTACTTGACTATGTCACACTATGGGGTGAAAATTCGATTCAGAAACGTGATATTTTTTGCTGCTGTGATTTGGTGTTGTGATTAAAAACGTCAAATCATTTACCACTAACAACAATGTTGATTATAAATGGCGGAAGTTCGACATTGACTGGTGTCCAAAATATTTCACTGTTCAACACTATCAAGATACGATTAGCGCAATTTGCTAAAAAAGCCACACAATTGTATAAAACACTCTGCTAGTTATACCATAGCATTGTAGATCAATTGCgagttgaaaatattcattgaaaAGTGTCTTTGGTAAAGGAATATATAATGAAGCAGATAGCTTATTATTTCGTGACCCACCGACACGCAAAATATTGAAGAAGATCGAAATTTCACTGGCTCTCGTCATCAGAAATTGAAGTTTTGACCCATTGCGATAGACAGCTGCACGCCTCTGATTTGGAGCATGGAAACCAGTCGTCTGTATGATCAGCGCGCTTCGCTGGTCGCAGATTCGGTAGCGTAAAGTATCTGGGGTaactcaaaatataaatatttaaaatttaaaacattttgtacAGTATTCTgaatatatagaatatagataTTTTATACAAGGCTTGTCTATATTGTAAAGATCAATTCACTTATAAAGTTTAAATAGTAGAGAAGATCAATGGAGAAAACTGTGGATACGAGATTTGCAATTGCCGATTACGTGGTTTTCATTGGTGAGAACATTGAATTGCAATATCTTGTTTGATTTTTTGTAGGAATTTTTGTCAATGCACAATCATTGTTTATATCCCCATGATCATTAGCCAGCGTGTTATTAATTTACATTtcttaaatttatttgtaaatgtGTTATTGACAACAAAGTGGACTATTGATTCTTTATGTTAAATTCTTTTTTGGTCGTTGTTGGGTTCTCACAGgcatttttgggtactcccgtagtatgtgaaccgagatggcggacattggaacgtagtaagtgtaccaggtaagggttaggccataattttattccaatttttgttattttaattctattacgagttcgggcactATTTAAGTGACTcccttagtatttgtacctgaaattatggcctaaccctaacctgttactacgttccggtgtccgccatcttggttcacatactacgggagtacccattattGTATCGGTACTCGTTCCCCTTCCCCATatatattcaagcattgctGTCTTGTTAATGTGTTGTGGTATTGTCTAACATGCAGTATTTATTTGGTGTGTTTGCGTTGTTCGAATCTAATATAAATGAAGTTTACTTCATTAATTTTTACAGCGTTGTTGGTCGTTCCTTCCTTCATCGGGGTGTATTTCGCTTACAAGGATAGGAAAAGTTCTTCGACGAGCAATTATTTTTTTGGAGAAAAAAAGCTAAATGCAGTATGTGCGACTTATTTTTATAACATATCTCCAAACAAGACAATAGACGACCGATAACGTCAGAGACAACGatgttataaaattttatgaaaacttaGAACGCCGGCGATATATAACAGCGGTGTTGAGGGATTCGACTTGTCTGTCCTATTGTAGGTTTTCTGCGATTGcattttaagaaaaaaacttAATACTTCTTCAGTGTTTGCGACTCGCGAGCCATTTTGGGATTTTACAGTTTCACAGTAGGAATCGTAGGAATATTCCGTTGGAACAGATACACGATATTTTATCACTTGTTGGTATCTGTACTACTTTACGTAAtgttttttgataatatataatttaattttacaaacGTACAAACTTTCTTCGGGATTgcaattcatatttattctgtATTGGATGTTCACAAAAACGACATAGAAAAGATAAACTAATCGTTATGAgctttaaaaatttaaaaagttctTATAATGAAGAAACGACCATATTTAACCAAGCACCAACGTTATTAATTTATAACGGTTTTCACAGCGTTGGTTTTATGTAGTGcaattgcattttattttgCTGTTCCTTACTTATTGCCATCGTGGCTTTTATGCATGGTAGTTACGATAATTTTTATCATGCGGTAGTCATATTATTGCGATAACATCTTTTGAGCAAGGTCGCTGTGGGAATTTCAACTGCGGTTACAAGCATATCGGCAATAACAATGATTGGATATCCAGCTGAAGTATATATCGTGGGAACGGTGTACATATGGGCTCCTATTGCGATTATTCTCGCTACCATGGTCACAATCGTG
The sequence above is a segment of the Styela clava chromosome 7, kaStyClav1.hap1.2, whole genome shotgun sequence genome. Coding sequences within it:
- the LOC120329058 gene encoding renin receptor-like; this encodes MDELRIFVCLALISTCLGEFYIASAPKTMKFIPRTDQTVRRRELPGIINFMMGLPAQYLHRTETWPGLQSIDLFNPPTANVLITLHLPKGNDFALSKHIIKYTTDNLESSIPPIFEMNSALISDYSSQSVIRSFVLPDQFKGSSIDRADVLQMRKRIMEEDAIIRSLPITITSLNTNNDEDCHFFGELQMLMDAVTQLRETDTEAMQSVHVLLTSLDILSQRYGPTSPQVKEAIKLFEYYIPQFIESLEGVYHGKVLCEVDVTGAAPAVSDYLIRHTRSLQQAAVPASSGNAVNFTQLNLAEPNTAEFAVMFSIMLWLMIGFFIAVLVVTYNMFFMDPGKDNIIYRVTSQRIKMD